In Chryseobacterium turcicum, a single window of DNA contains:
- a CDS encoding choice-of-anchor L domain-containing protein: MLNYRLKNYLFLFVVLFTSISISAQKRQAPKNIVDETNKKAGVFIDVNAAGYAPSAYTIEQLVKNVLISGGTTCSVPNVSNVTVTPTHSETFNDRFWGYFHKGTTNFPFTDGIVLTTGRAREAGNVASSASYRIPGTGINDADLLVAVPNQDPSKDYNDNVILEFDFVPNSTQVKFNYLFASEEYSGSFPCDYSDAFALLIKPVSGGPYVNLAILPNNAGPVAMTNIHPIINGISGCPAINEIYFGGYNIPPNVVTNYDGRTVPLTAVGTVTPGVAYHFKMVLSDYDDWSFDSAVFLEGGSFDIGIKLVDGTGATLPASLNVCDNAPQTLVAQLSGITGATYQWYKDGVLIPGATNATYVATSPGVYTVVVTIPGNNCPVEAKITIVGGTTPTAQNATLKLCTTPTVSNFNLNDAKPQISTTVGAVFRFYVNQADAQAQNNNYIPDANVASYNGTDGQVLHVVVSNGGFCSKQVTLTLRKEATPVAELVTTKLKICVGETIVLTASGGVTYQWSNSTTTSAVQTLSPTQTTTYTVYAIGAQGCKSLQPATVIVEVVPAITSNLSGGIICAGDRITLNAGAGPNYSYIWSNGANTQTIIAETPGIYFVDISNGVCTKRYTTEVKLALAPEIINVDYNQSGTLVITASNLGSGVLEYSVDNGLTWQGSNVFNNIPNNKIISIRVRVKTTSCVGFLEYFTFIMQNVITPNGDNVNDMIDFRGISDYNKFQASISDRYGKVVFKAEKTRPFWDGYFQGKKLPTASYWYQVTFEDPASKQLTLKTGWILLKNFE; the protein is encoded by the coding sequence ATGTTAAATTATAGACTAAAAAATTACCTTTTTCTTTTCGTAGTATTGTTTACATCGATTTCTATTTCTGCCCAAAAAAGGCAAGCTCCCAAAAATATAGTCGATGAAACCAATAAAAAAGCAGGAGTATTTATTGATGTAAATGCTGCAGGATATGCGCCATCTGCTTACACTATAGAGCAACTTGTTAAGAATGTTTTGATTAGTGGAGGTACTACTTGTTCGGTACCTAATGTATCTAATGTAACGGTTACTCCCACTCACTCGGAGACTTTTAATGATAGGTTTTGGGGGTATTTTCATAAGGGGACTACAAACTTTCCTTTTACTGATGGTATCGTTTTAACGACAGGTCGTGCAAGAGAAGCAGGGAATGTTGCCTCTAGTGCAAGCTATAGAATACCAGGGACAGGGATTAACGATGCCGATTTATTGGTAGCAGTTCCTAATCAAGATCCTTCTAAGGACTATAATGATAATGTTATTTTGGAGTTTGATTTTGTACCAAACTCTACGCAGGTGAAGTTCAACTATCTTTTTGCATCTGAAGAATATTCCGGATCTTTTCCTTGCGATTATTCAGATGCATTTGCTTTATTAATCAAACCTGTATCTGGAGGTCCTTATGTAAATTTGGCTATTTTACCGAATAATGCAGGGCCTGTTGCGATGACAAATATTCACCCTATAATTAACGGGATTTCGGGATGCCCCGCTATCAATGAAATTTATTTTGGAGGATATAATATACCTCCTAATGTTGTAACAAATTATGATGGTAGAACTGTTCCTTTGACCGCAGTAGGAACTGTTACTCCAGGAGTTGCTTATCACTTTAAAATGGTTTTGTCTGATTATGATGATTGGAGTTTTGATTCGGCGGTATTTCTTGAAGGAGGATCTTTTGATATAGGAATTAAGCTTGTTGATGGAACTGGAGCTACGCTACCTGCAAGCCTAAATGTATGTGATAATGCCCCTCAAACATTGGTGGCTCAGCTTTCAGGGATTACAGGAGCGACTTATCAATGGTATAAAGATGGTGTATTAATACCGGGAGCAACAAATGCGACCTATGTTGCTACATCACCGGGAGTTTATACGGTAGTTGTTACAATTCCTGGAAATAATTGCCCCGTTGAAGCAAAAATAACTATCGTAGGGGGTACTACTCCTACCGCTCAAAATGCAACTTTAAAACTTTGTACAACTCCCACGGTGAGTAATTTTAATTTAAATGATGCTAAACCTCAGATTAGTACTACAGTTGGAGCAGTATTTCGTTTCTATGTAAATCAAGCGGATGCCCAAGCTCAAAATAACAACTACATTCCTGATGCAAATGTAGCATCATATAATGGAACAGATGGTCAGGTTTTACATGTTGTCGTATCCAATGGTGGTTTTTGTAGTAAACAAGTTACTTTAACCTTACGTAAAGAAGCGACTCCAGTTGCAGAGCTCGTAACTACAAAATTGAAGATTTGTGTAGGGGAGACTATTGTTTTAACTGCTTCAGGAGGTGTTACGTACCAGTGGAGTAATTCTACGACTACGAGCGCAGTACAAACACTTTCGCCAACACAAACTACCACTTATACAGTGTATGCGATTGGAGCTCAAGGGTGTAAATCATTACAACCGGCAACCGTTATCGTGGAAGTTGTACCAGCGATTACTTCTAATCTGTCAGGAGGAATTATTTGTGCGGGAGATAGAATTACTTTAAATGCAGGTGCAGGACCAAACTATTCATACATTTGGAGTAATGGTGCCAATACACAGACTATTATTGCTGAAACTCCAGGGATTTACTTTGTGGATATCAGTAACGGGGTTTGTACTAAACGTTACACCACAGAAGTGAAACTAGCGCTTGCTCCAGAAATTATCAATGTAGATTACAATCAAAGCGGAACATTGGTTATTACTGCTTCTAATTTAGGTAGTGGTGTGCTTGAGTATTCTGTGGATAATGGGCTAACTTGGCAAGGTTCTAATGTATTTAATAATATCCCGAACAATAAAATTATTTCTATCAGAGTTCGCGTGAAAACAACTAGTTGTGTAGGATTCTTAGAGTATTTTACTTTTATTATGCAGAACGTAATTACTCCAAACGGAGATAATGTAAATGATATGATTGATTTTAGAGGAATAAGTGACTACAATAAATTCCAGGCATCAATCTCAGATAGATATGGTAAAGTGGTATTTAAAGCAGAAAAAACAAGACCTTTCTGGGATGGTTATTTCCAGGGTAAAAAACTGCCGACAGCCTCTTATTGGTATCAGGTAACGTTTGAAGACCCTGCAAGTAAGCAACTTACTTTAAAAACAGGCTGGATTTTACTTAAGAATTTTGAATAA